Proteins encoded within one genomic window of Nonomuraea gerenzanensis:
- a CDS encoding NUDIX hydrolase, with protein MTQVPGWLERLAAQAQRIRVPVPLRPPDGRGRRAAVLMLFGEGPDGPDVLLIQRSTRGRRHAGQPAFPGGGVDPEDAGPIEAALREAEEETGADPRGVHVICTMPELYLPYSDNRVTPVVAWWREPSAVHAASPDEVDSVERVPIAELVDPANRVTLRHPRGTAGPAFRVRGMLVWGFTAMVLDTVLREGGLEQPWDPERMEDLPPDVVRLASRTG; from the coding sequence GTGACCCAAGTGCCCGGCTGGCTGGAGAGACTGGCGGCGCAAGCGCAGCGGATCCGCGTTCCCGTACCCCTCCGGCCTCCGGACGGGCGCGGGCGCAGAGCCGCGGTGCTGATGTTGTTCGGCGAGGGGCCGGACGGCCCCGACGTGCTGCTCATCCAGCGCAGCACGCGCGGGCGCAGGCACGCGGGGCAGCCGGCCTTCCCCGGCGGCGGCGTGGACCCCGAGGACGCCGGGCCGATCGAGGCCGCGCTGCGGGAGGCCGAGGAGGAGACCGGGGCCGACCCGCGCGGGGTGCACGTGATCTGCACGATGCCCGAGCTGTACCTGCCCTACAGCGACAACCGCGTCACCCCGGTGGTCGCCTGGTGGCGGGAGCCGTCGGCGGTGCACGCTGCCTCGCCCGACGAGGTCGACTCGGTCGAGCGGGTGCCGATCGCCGAGCTGGTCGATCCCGCGAACCGCGTCACGCTGCGGCATCCGCGCGGCACGGCCGGGCCCGCGTTCCGGGTGCGCGGGATGCTGGTGTGGGGGTTCACCGCGATGGTGCTCGACACCGTGCTGCGCGAGGGCGGCCTCGAACAGCCGTGGGACCCGGAGCGCATGGAGGACCTGCCGCCCGACGTGGTGCGGCTCGCCTCACGTACCGGCTAG